Proteins encoded in a region of the Elaeis guineensis isolate ETL-2024a chromosome 7, EG11, whole genome shotgun sequence genome:
- the LOC105049020 gene encoding LOW QUALITY PROTEIN: aspartokinase 2, chloroplastic (The sequence of the model RefSeq protein was modified relative to this genomic sequence to represent the inferred CDS: inserted 1 base in 1 codon), producing the protein MAVALQLGPRAHCSEVARDSWSSLAFSSSFPSKRGFESSVRLICRKRERSCGGRGGLKVCCEKGASAIVEKHEVVREDADGNAAQLSIVMKFGGSSVASADRMXEVADLILSFPEERPVIVLSAMGKTTNNLLLAGEKAVCCGVSNVSDLKELSFVKELHLKTVDELGIDRSVISGLLDELEQLLKGIAMMKELTPRTTDYLVSFGECMSTRIFAAHLNKIGTKAQQYDAFDIGFITTDEFTNAEILEATYPAIAKRLHGDWINDPAIPIVTGFLGKGWKSCAVTTLGRGGSDLTATTIGKALGLREIQVWKDVDGVLTCDPNIYPNAKPVPHLTFEEAAELAYFGAQVLHPQSMRPARESDIPVRVKNSYNPQAPGTLITKARDLSETILTSIVLKSNITMLDIVSTRMLGQYGFLAKVFSIFEDLGISVDCVATSEVSISLTLDPSKLWSRELIQQELDHVVEELEKIAVVHLLQHRSIISLIGNVQRSSLILEKAFNVLRKNKVNVQMISQGASKVNISLVVHDCEAKQCVRALHSAFFENGFLSEVDETDLFQNGSATLPSAR; encoded by the exons ATGGCGGTAGCTCTCCAGTTGGGACCTCGAGCTCACTGCTCTGAAGTCGCGAGGGATTCTTGGAGCTCTCTTGCTTTCTCGTCGAGCTTTCCAAGTAAACGTGGCTTCGAGTCATCTGTGAGGTTAATttgtagaaagagagagaggagctgTGGGGGGAGGGGAGGTTTGAAGGTATGTTGCGAGAAAGGAGCATCTGCTATTGTGGAGAAGCATGAGGTGGTGAGGGAGGATGCTGATGGAAATGCTGCACAGCTGAGCATCGTGATGAAGTTTGGAGGGTCATCGGTGGCGTCGGCTGACAGGA AGGAGGTTGCTGACCTCATTCTTAGCTTTCCTGAAGAAAGGCCAGTGATTGTTCTATCTGCAATGGGGAAGACAACAAACAACCTTCTGCTG GCTGGGGAAAAAGCTGTCTGCTGTGGGGTGAGCAATGTGTCTGACCTTAAAGAGTTAAGCTTTGTAAAGGAGTTGCATCTTAA GACAGTTGATGAACTTGGAATTGATAGGTCTGTCATTTCTG GTCTGTTGGATGAATTGGAGCAACTTTTGAAAGGAATTGCCATGATGAAAGAACTAACACCTCGTACAACGGACTATCTAGTTTCATTTGGAGAATGCATGTCTACGAGAATCTTTGCAGCACATTTGAACAAAATTGGTACTAAAGCACAGCAG tatgatgcatttgacatTGGTTTTATAACAACGGATGAATTTACAAATGCGGAGATCTTGGAGGCAACTTATCCTGCCATTGCAAAGAGATTACATGGAGATTGGATTAATGATCCTGCAATACCTATTGTGACTGGCTTTCTTGGAAAG GGTTGGAAATCCTGTGCTGTTACTACTTTAGGCAGGGGTGGTAGTGACTTGACAGCTACTACCATTGGTAAAGCCTTGGGATTACGAGAAATTCAG GTTTGGAAGGATGTTGATGGTGTTTTGACATGTGATCCTAATATATATCCAAATGCAAAGCCTGTACCACATTTAACATTTGAAGAAGCAGCTGAACTTGCCTATTTTGGTGCACAG GTTTTGCATCCCCAATCAATGCGACCTGCCAGAGAAAGTGATATACCAGTTAGGGTCAAGAATTCATACAACCCTCAAGCTCCGGGTACCCTCATCACTAAAGCAAGGGATCTTAGCGAG ACTATACTGACCAGCATAGTTTTGAAATCGAATATCACAATGTTGGATATAGTGAGCACTCGAATGCTAGGCCAATATGGTTTTCTAGCAAAG GTTTTTTCTATATTTGAAGACTTGGGTATCTCTGTTGATTGTGTGGCTACGAGTGAAGTCAGTATTTCCTTGACATTGGATCCTTCTAAACTTTGGAGCAGAGAACTAATACAGCAG GAGCTTGATCATGtggttgaagagcttgagaagattGCAGTCGTTCATCTCCTTCAGCACAGATCAATAATTTCCCTCATTGGAAATGTGCAACGGTCTTCTTTGATACTAGAAAAG GCATTTAATGTACTCCGGAAGAATAAAGTCAATGTCCAGATGATTTCTCAGGGGGCATCTAAG GTGAACATTTCCTTGGTAGTTCATGACTGTGAAGCAAAGCAGTGTGTTAGAGCTCTTCATTCCGCATTCTTCGAGAATGGTTTCCTGTCAGAAGTGGATGAGACAGATCTTTTCCAGAATGGCTCTGCAACTCTGCCTTCTGCACGCTGA